Part of the Lotus japonicus ecotype B-129 chromosome 6, LjGifu_v1.2 genome, GAACTAATTCTGGATAACAGTAAATGGATATAAATGTAGATTACAAGTAGCATCTAGTACACAATATTGTTATATAGCTTGGGGGAAATCCAGCAAGAAGCATATTAGGAGGTTGTTAACCAATGAATCAGCTAGATGAAGGTAAATTAGGTTTTCCATCACATCTTTTATAAAATTAAGATCGATGATACTAAATATTGACACAAAAAAgacaaaagagaaaaatgacTTACCCATGTAGTCTATggagaagataaaaaaaatgaagcaGTGAAGCCGGCCCCTGTAAAATTCGTAGAGCATAAGACAATAAGTTTTCACTAAGAGGCCTGAATTTGTTTTTAATAAGCAAACTAAGAGGCCTGAATAATTGAGGAATTAGAAAGATTAGTACAACCAACATGGCATTCCAGATTTCAGAAGCAAGCCAGATGGTACTTCCCATGACTCTTTCAAAAAGCAAGCATTCAGATGGTACTTCCCATGGCTCTTTCAAAACAGTGAGAGCAAGAGTAAAGCATTATCCATTAATATAACACAAATAAGCTCAAAGATGAAGGCTTCAAAATCTCAAAAATGCAGCATCCAATTAAGTTGCATATATCACTAAGCAATTATCAGTCAATAAGGTACTTATCCAATTAGAGAGAACATTAGAAACTACATGAGGTTAGTCATGACAACACAAAAAATCAAGTCCTAATTACCAAAATAGCAGTTCGTAACAATTGTTCCTTTTGGACCAAAGTAGCACATTGATATAAAACTGGTCCAGcaataatcataaacaaaagctaaaaaatactaatttatAGGCTTAGGAAAAAGAATCAAACCTTAAATCGTAGTGAAAATAGAGTGAACAAACTGAACTAATAAAGAGAGAAATTAGAAAGAAATGGAACCTCATTTTTCATCATGCTTTAGCAAGTGAAACAAATTCAGGTTAAGgaacaaaaagaaataaaaacaaacaaagataACTGATTGCGGAAAAAAGAGATATAATTGTAGATTCCAAGTAGATTCCAAGTAGCGTCTTGAACTTGCTTACCTACTATAGTGCGTGAGGATGATCTAGCAAGAAGCAGGTAGCCAGAGGTTTTCAAGCAATGAATTAGATACATGAAGGAACATTAGGTTTTTCATCACTTCTTTTTTTGGAATAAATCTGTGTTGCCAAATTTTGACACTAAAAactgaaatgaaaagaaaatacaaCATTCAGTTAAAGACACCCAAGTCATAGTCACTTGTGGTAGACTGACTTTTGACTTCAAGATGAGTTTGTCCTAAGAACACATCTAAATCAAGGGGTTCACCATTTGCACACTAAAAGGATGCAAATATTCGTAGAGGGAGCAAATAACAATGCACCAACAAAATCAAACCAATTTAAGTATTAATATAAATAGCAATGAAAGCTTCTGAAAGGTGTCAGAAAAACTTTGACCATTAAAATTAAGACCTGCTAAAAAAAAACACAGCTATTAGAACCAAAGCAATCTGACCAGCAAGATCAATACCTGCCATTGAAAAACATATATagctttagaacaaaaccaaaattttaaaaataaaaggcttaattccactttgggcccctgatgtttcataaatGTGCGATCTGCACCCCTCGTGtataaaacgtgcggtcaaggtccctaACGTTTCTAAAATGTGCGATTAACGTCCTTCCGTTaggttccgtctgtt contains:
- the LOC130727006 gene encoding uncharacterized protein LOC130727006 isoform X3 codes for the protein MYLIHCLKTSGYLLLARSSSRTIVEPWEVPSECLLFERVMGSTIWLASEIWNAMLVGPASLLHFFYLLHRLHGKKESMWNKIVRHDDEDNGLLW
- the LOC130727006 gene encoding uncharacterized protein LOC130727006 isoform X4, whose protein sequence is MYLIHCLKTSGYLLLARSSSRTIVEPWEVPSECLLFERVMGSTIWLASEIWNAMLGPASLLHFFYLLHRLHGKKESMWNKIVRHDDEDNGLLW
- the LOC130727006 gene encoding uncharacterized protein LOC130727006 isoform X2, which translates into the protein MYLIHCLKTSGYLLLARSSSRTIVEPWEVPSECLLFERVMGSTIWLASEIWNAMGRLHCFIFFIFSIDYMERRRACGTRLLGMMMKIMVCYGRAINRSRWFFKYNIDLWKILAHSKECFLFGHY
- the LOC130727006 gene encoding uncharacterized protein LOC130727006 isoform X1; the protein is MYLIHCLKTSGYLLLARSSSRTIVEPWEVPSECLLFERVMGSTIWLASEIWNAMLVVLIFLIPQLFRPLSLLIKNKFRPLSENLLSYALRILQGPASLLHFFYLLHRLHGKKESMWNKIVRHDDEDNGLLW